The proteins below are encoded in one region of Micromonospora yangpuensis:
- a CDS encoding AAA family ATPase — MEPPDSTAPTLVIIRGNSGSGKTTTAREVRRRYGRGAALLEQDYLRRIILREHDSTHIDPVAPTFITTTARTALDLGYHVILEGILHTERYAPALHHLIDHHPGPTAVYYLDVPYDETLRRHATRTEPIPVTPDQMRHWYTHLDLLGTPDEITIPEHHTLDQTVTTILHTSGLTTTPAHTPCPRRCRHCTASEKPDPGEAQRRDDGLQCDRG; from the coding sequence ATGGAACCACCCGACTCCACCGCACCGACGTTGGTGATCATCCGGGGTAACTCAGGAAGCGGGAAGACCACCACCGCACGCGAGGTACGCCGCCGCTACGGCCGGGGCGCCGCCCTCCTCGAACAGGACTACCTCCGCCGGATCATCCTGCGGGAACACGACAGCACCCACATCGACCCGGTCGCCCCCACCTTCATCACCACGACCGCCCGCACCGCCCTCGACCTCGGCTACCACGTCATCCTCGAAGGCATCCTGCACACCGAACGCTACGCACCAGCCCTCCACCACCTCATCGACCACCACCCGGGCCCCACCGCCGTCTACTACCTCGACGTCCCGTACGACGAAACCCTCCGCCGACACGCCACCCGCACCGAACCCATCCCCGTCACCCCCGACCAGATGCGCCACTGGTACACCCACCTCGACCTCCTCGGCACCCCCGACGAGATCACCATCCCCGAACACCACACCCTCGACCAGACCGTCACCACGATCCTGCACACCAGCGGCCTCACCACCACCCCCGCCCACACACCCTGCCCACGACGCTGCCGACACTGCACCGCATCCGAGAAGCCCGATCCTGGTGAGGCGCAACGCCGCGACGACGGCCTACAGTGCGACCGGGGGTAG